The following are encoded in a window of Emcibacter sp. SYSU 3D8 genomic DNA:
- a CDS encoding MarR family winged helix-turn-helix transcriptional regulator: protein MTLQLTNPQALSLWLNTVSTLVRGEETHDLTSRQMAILLTVYLTPGPHTVRGLAAELDITKPVVTRALDTLGRLGLLKRRRDMTDKRNVLIDRTPRGSSYLGQLSDIIVTAGFDA from the coding sequence ATGACTTTACAACTTACAAATCCCCAGGCACTGAGCCTTTGGCTGAACACCGTAAGCACGCTGGTCCGTGGCGAGGAAACGCACGATCTGACATCGCGTCAGATGGCGATCCTGCTTACCGTCTATCTCACTCCCGGCCCGCACACGGTACGCGGTCTCGCCGCCGAACTGGACATCACCAAGCCGGTGGTGACCAGGGCGCTCGATACCCTCGGCAGGCTCGGCCTGCTGAAGCGCCGGCGCGACATGACCGACAAGCGGAACGTGCTGATCGACCGGACGCCGCGCGGCTCAAGTTATCTGGGCCAGCTTTCGGACATCATCGTCACGGCAGGCTTCGACGCGTGA
- a CDS encoding extracellular solute-binding protein — protein sequence MRAFAVATLVAFLSICSTITGPVQAAPVHGLSAFGALKYGPHFKHFDYVNPRAPKGGAMALLPVSGKTTFDSLNPFILAGTGAEGIDNDDPRSLVYDSLMTRAYDEPDAVYGLVAESAELAADRTWVVFNIRSQARWHDGTPITAADVVFTFKALKDKGHPKYAAKLADVKNAVALSPSKVKFSFDPKGAVRDLPMTVAQLPILSKAWYTAHEFTRPSLQPPLTSGPYRIGKVVPNRSVSYERVRDYWGKDLPVSVGRMNFDTIRLEYYQDRAIAMEAFLAGAYDFREEFTSKTWATEYKGPGIDRKWILRDTLKDNRPSGAQFFFINQRRRTFSDIRVREALDLAFDFEWTNRAIFYGAYGRTSSVFENSDLAATGMPGPAELALLEPFRNQLPPAVFGPAFEPPKSDGKGRNRENLRSAVILLQQAGYVTKNGVLTGKDGKPLTVEILNYEPGFERVLLPYIESLKRIGVVGSLRTVDPAQYEQRVKDFDFDLTMERIAWPNTPGVEQRAYWSSTVADVKGSFNLAGIKNPVVDVLIGAILDARDRPALIAATRALDRVIMFNHYMVPQYFKGSHTIAWWDKYGRPKVKPPFERGVEDLWWYDAARAKALAAARGR from the coding sequence ATGAGAGCCTTCGCCGTGGCCACGCTCGTGGCCTTTCTGTCCATCTGCAGCACCATCACCGGACCGGTCCAGGCTGCGCCTGTTCATGGCCTTTCGGCGTTTGGCGCATTGAAATACGGGCCGCATTTCAAGCACTTCGATTATGTGAACCCGCGGGCGCCAAAGGGCGGCGCCATGGCGCTGCTGCCGGTCAGCGGCAAGACCACCTTCGACAGCCTCAATCCATTTATTCTGGCGGGCACCGGCGCCGAGGGCATCGACAACGATGATCCGCGCAGCCTGGTCTACGATTCCCTGATGACCCGCGCCTATGACGAGCCGGATGCGGTCTATGGGCTGGTCGCGGAAAGCGCTGAACTGGCGGCCGACCGGACCTGGGTCGTGTTCAATATCCGGTCCCAGGCCAGGTGGCATGACGGCACGCCGATCACGGCGGCCGACGTGGTGTTCACGTTCAAGGCGCTCAAGGACAAGGGGCATCCAAAATACGCGGCCAAGCTGGCCGACGTGAAGAACGCCGTGGCCCTGTCGCCCTCGAAGGTGAAGTTCAGTTTCGATCCCAAGGGGGCGGTGCGCGACCTGCCGATGACGGTCGCCCAACTGCCGATCCTGTCGAAAGCCTGGTACACGGCGCATGAGTTCACCAGGCCCTCGCTGCAGCCGCCCCTGACCAGCGGGCCCTACCGCATCGGCAAGGTCGTGCCGAACCGCTCGGTGAGCTACGAGCGCGTCAGGGACTATTGGGGCAAGGATTTGCCGGTCAGCGTCGGCCGCATGAACTTCGACACCATCCGTCTCGAATATTACCAGGACCGCGCCATCGCCATGGAGGCGTTCCTGGCCGGCGCCTACGACTTCCGCGAGGAATTCACATCGAAAACCTGGGCCACCGAATACAAGGGCCCCGGCATCGACAGGAAATGGATCCTGCGCGACACATTGAAGGACAACCGGCCATCGGGGGCGCAGTTCTTTTTCATCAATCAGCGCCGCCGCACCTTCAGCGACATCCGGGTACGCGAGGCGCTCGATTTGGCGTTCGACTTCGAATGGACCAACAGGGCGATCTTCTATGGCGCCTACGGCCGCACCAGCAGCGTGTTCGAGAATTCCGACCTGGCTGCGACCGGCATGCCTGGCCCGGCCGAGCTTGCGCTGCTCGAGCCGTTCCGTAACCAGCTTCCGCCGGCCGTCTTCGGTCCCGCTTTCGAGCCGCCGAAAAGCGACGGCAAGGGCCGGAACCGCGAGAATCTGCGCAGCGCCGTCATCCTGCTGCAGCAGGCGGGCTATGTGACGAAGAACGGCGTCCTGACGGGCAAGGACGGCAAGCCGCTTACCGTCGAAATCCTGAACTACGAGCCCGGCTTCGAACGGGTGCTGCTGCCCTATATCGAAAGTCTCAAGCGGATCGGTGTCGTGGGAAGCCTGCGTACGGTCGACCCCGCCCAGTACGAGCAGCGGGTGAAGGACTTCGACTTCGACCTGACCATGGAACGCATTGCGTGGCCGAACACGCCCGGAGTCGAACAGCGCGCCTACTGGTCATCGACCGTGGCCGATGTGAAGGGCAGCTTCAATCTGGCCGGCATCAAGAACCCGGTGGTCGACGTCCTGATCGGCGCGATCCTCGACGCCAGGGACCGGCCCGCCCTGATCGCGGCGACTCGCGCGCTGGACCGGGTGATCATGTTCAACCACTACATGGTTCCGCAGTACTTCAAGGGCAGCCACACCATCGCCTGGTGGGACAAGTATGGCCGTCCCAAGGTGAAGCCGCCGTTCGAGCGGGGCGTGGAGGATCTGTGGTGGTACGATGCCGCCAGGGCCAAGGCGCTGGCCGCCGCACGGGGACGCTGA
- a CDS encoding extracellular solute-binding protein, which yields MKNMILAGALILAAMVPALAQQPVTTKTVNALSLIGEPKYKPGFDHFDFVNPDAPKGGSARLSVAPGSFDSLNPYIVAGTPPRGVGLVFESLTQDSLGEPSTAYGLIAETITVPSDSSWVEYALNPKAKWHDGKPITPEDVIFSFNTLMDKGTPFWAQYYHNVKKAEKSGPRKVKFTFDQAGNRELPMIMGQLPVLPKHYWQGRRFDAPTQDPPLGSGPYRIAEVKPGRSISYERVKNYWGKDLPVNRGFYNFDRISYEYFQDETVELEALKTYKFDFINENTAKTWATQYQPGSFPALRAGLVKKEELRHKNPTGMQAFAFNIRRDVFRDVRVREALNLAFDFEWTNKNMFYGQYTRTQSFFSNSDLASSGLPSPAELALLNPLKGKIPPAVFTQAYKAPASDGTGGNRANLRRAAMLLQQAGYEIKGRILVNKRTGKPLAFEILNAQPAFERIMLPFVETLKKLGIEAHIRTVDPAQYEQRMKDFDFDMTVETFPQSNSPGNEQREFWSSGAAARAGSRNVIGIRNPAVDALIDKVIYAPDRAGLLTATRALDRVLLNNHYVIPMWHTRVFRIAYWDKFGRPANPPEYHHGFPLIWWLDAAKDAALKTKMK from the coding sequence ATGAAGAACATGATTCTGGCTGGCGCGCTGATTCTGGCGGCCATGGTCCCGGCGCTGGCGCAGCAGCCGGTCACGACGAAAACCGTCAACGCCCTGTCGCTGATCGGCGAGCCCAAATACAAGCCAGGCTTCGACCATTTCGATTTCGTCAATCCGGATGCGCCCAAGGGCGGCAGCGCGCGCCTTTCCGTGGCGCCGGGCAGTTTCGACAGCCTCAATCCCTATATCGTCGCCGGCACGCCGCCGCGGGGCGTCGGCCTGGTGTTCGAATCCCTCACCCAGGACAGCTTGGGCGAGCCGTCGACCGCCTACGGGCTGATCGCCGAGACCATTACCGTGCCCTCCGATTCTTCCTGGGTGGAATATGCGCTGAACCCGAAAGCGAAGTGGCATGATGGCAAGCCGATCACGCCCGAGGACGTAATCTTCTCGTTCAATACGCTGATGGACAAGGGCACGCCGTTCTGGGCCCAGTATTATCACAATGTGAAGAAGGCCGAGAAATCCGGCCCGAGAAAGGTGAAATTCACCTTCGATCAGGCCGGTAACCGCGAGCTGCCCATGATCATGGGGCAGCTGCCCGTGTTGCCGAAGCATTATTGGCAGGGCCGCCGTTTCGATGCGCCGACCCAGGACCCGCCACTGGGCAGCGGGCCGTATCGCATCGCCGAGGTCAAGCCGGGCCGGTCGATCTCCTATGAGCGGGTCAAGAACTACTGGGGCAAGGACCTGCCGGTAAACAGGGGTTTCTACAACTTCGACCGGATCAGCTACGAGTATTTCCAGGATGAGACGGTCGAGCTGGAGGCGCTCAAGACCTACAAGTTCGATTTCATCAACGAGAATACCGCCAAGACCTGGGCAACCCAGTACCAGCCCGGCAGCTTCCCGGCGCTGAGGGCCGGCCTGGTCAAGAAGGAGGAGCTGCGCCACAAGAACCCGACCGGCATGCAGGCCTTTGCCTTCAATATCCGCCGCGACGTGTTCAGGGACGTCCGAGTGCGTGAGGCGCTGAACCTGGCCTTCGACTTCGAATGGACCAACAAGAACATGTTCTACGGCCAGTACACCCGGACGCAGAGCTTCTTCTCGAATTCCGACCTGGCCAGCAGCGGCCTGCCCTCGCCGGCAGAACTGGCCCTGCTCAATCCGCTCAAGGGCAAGATTCCGCCGGCCGTGTTCACGCAGGCCTACAAGGCGCCGGCCTCGGACGGCACGGGCGGCAACCGCGCCAACCTGCGCCGGGCCGCCATGCTGCTGCAGCAGGCCGGCTACGAGATCAAGGGCCGCATTCTGGTCAACAAGCGGACCGGCAAGCCCCTGGCATTCGAGATCCTCAACGCCCAGCCGGCGTTCGAGCGGATCATGCTGCCGTTTGTCGAGACGCTGAAAAAGCTGGGCATCGAGGCTCATATCCGCACCGTCGATCCGGCTCAGTACGAGCAGCGCATGAAGGACTTCGATTTCGACATGACGGTCGAGACCTTCCCGCAGTCGAATTCCCCCGGCAACGAGCAGCGCGAATTCTGGAGTTCCGGCGCGGCGGCCCGCGCGGGCAGCCGCAATGTCATCGGCATCAGGAACCCGGCGGTGGATGCGCTGATCGACAAGGTGATCTATGCACCCGACCGGGCCGGCCTGCTGACCGCGACGCGGGCGCTGGACCGGGTGCTGCTGAACAACCACTACGTGATTCCCATGTGGCACACCCGCGTGTTCCGAATCGCCTATTGGGACAAGTTCGGCCGCCCCGCCAATCCGCCGGAATATCATCACGGCTTCCCGCTCATCTGGTGGCTCGATGCCGCCAAGGACGCGGCGCTCAAGACGAAGATGAAATAG
- a CDS encoding ABC transporter ATP-binding protein: MSLLEVRDLSVNFRSEDRIVEAVRGVSFSIDRGETLALVGESGSGKSVSALSVLQLLPYPTAFHPTGSILFEGRELVGADEKTLLSIRGNRISMVFQEPLTSLNPLHSVERQIGEVLALHKGMKGQQARARIIELLNLVGLGDVTARLKAYPHELSGGQRQRVMIAMALANEPDLLIADEPTTALDVTIQAQILALLRDLQRRLGMAILMITHDLGIVEKFTDRVCVMTDGEVVENGPSQEVFSRPQHPYTQKLLASAPRGRPAAKPDGLPVLVETDHLKVYFPIKGGLLRKTVDYVRAVDDVTISVKAGTTLGVVGESGSGKTTLGLAILRLISSDGPIRFAGQDIAGRSFGDMRPLRREMQIVFQDPFGSLSPRLSVAQIIEEGLTIHETQLDEAERDVRVVQVMGEVGLDPDMRHRYPHEFSGGQRQRISIARALVLKPRFLVLDEPTSALDMSVQAQIVDLLRDLQARHDLTYMFISHDLRVVRALSDQVLVLKDGKVVEHGPADRIFDSPQTDYTRALMAAAFNLEVAHADAVGT, translated from the coding sequence GTGAGCCTGCTCGAGGTCAGGGACCTGTCGGTGAATTTCCGCTCCGAGGACCGGATCGTCGAGGCGGTGCGCGGTGTCTCGTTCTCGATCGACAGGGGCGAGACCCTGGCGCTGGTGGGCGAATCCGGCTCGGGAAAGTCGGTCAGCGCCCTCTCCGTCCTGCAGCTGCTGCCCTATCCAACGGCCTTCCATCCGACCGGCTCGATCCTGTTCGAGGGTCGCGAACTGGTGGGCGCCGACGAGAAGACCCTGCTCTCGATCCGCGGCAACCGCATTTCCATGGTGTTCCAGGAGCCGCTCACCTCGCTCAACCCGCTGCATAGTGTCGAGCGCCAGATCGGCGAGGTACTGGCGCTCCACAAGGGCATGAAGGGGCAGCAGGCGCGGGCCCGGATCATCGAACTGCTCAATCTCGTCGGCCTCGGCGACGTCACCGCACGGCTGAAGGCCTATCCCCATGAACTGTCCGGCGGCCAGCGCCAGCGGGTGATGATCGCCATGGCGCTCGCAAACGAGCCCGATCTGCTGATCGCCGACGAGCCGACCACAGCGCTCGACGTCACCATCCAGGCCCAGATCCTGGCGCTGCTGCGCGACCTCCAGCGCCGCCTGGGCATGGCCATCCTGATGATCACCCACGACCTGGGCATCGTCGAGAAGTTCACCGACCGGGTCTGCGTCATGACCGACGGCGAGGTCGTCGAGAACGGCCCTTCGCAGGAGGTATTCTCCCGGCCGCAGCACCCTTATACCCAGAAGCTGCTGGCCTCGGCGCCGCGCGGCCGGCCGGCAGCCAAGCCGGACGGCCTGCCGGTGCTGGTCGAGACCGATCACCTGAAGGTCTATTTCCCGATCAAGGGCGGCCTGCTGCGCAAGACCGTCGATTACGTGCGCGCCGTCGACGACGTGACCATTTCCGTGAAGGCCGGCACGACGCTTGGCGTCGTCGGCGAATCCGGTTCGGGCAAGACCACGCTCGGTCTCGCCATCCTGCGGCTGATCTCCAGCGACGGGCCGATCCGTTTCGCGGGCCAGGATATCGCGGGCCGGTCGTTCGGCGACATGCGTCCGCTCAGGCGCGAGATGCAGATCGTTTTCCAGGACCCGTTCGGCTCGCTCAGTCCGCGCCTGTCCGTCGCCCAGATCATCGAGGAAGGCCTGACCATCCACGAGACGCAGCTGGACGAGGCCGAGCGCGACGTGCGCGTGGTGCAGGTGATGGGCGAGGTCGGTCTCGACCCGGACATGCGCCACCGCTATCCGCACGAATTTTCCGGCGGCCAGCGCCAGCGCATCTCTATTGCCCGGGCCCTGGTGCTGAAACCGCGCTTCCTGGTGCTGGACGAGCCCACCTCGGCGCTCGACATGTCGGTGCAGGCCCAGATCGTCGATCTGCTGCGCGATTTGCAGGCGCGCCACGACCTGACCTACATGTTCATCAGCCACGATCTGCGGGTGGTGCGCGCCCTGTCCGACCAGGTGCTGGTGCTGAAGGACGGCAAGGTGGTCGAGCATGGCCCCGCCGACCGCATCTTCGACAGCCCCCAGACCGACTACACCAGGGCGTTGATGGCCGCCGCCTTCAACCTGGAAGTGGCCCACGCGGACGCGGTGGGGACCTGA
- a CDS encoding C40 family peptidase produces the protein MRGDPRITPAREDLAADYLRAVVKVANYAKGVAKQVRLPYAPLHKRPDTGSGRLTEALMGEAVTVYEDAGGWSWCQLAADGYVGYMPSVALGDPGPEATHKVAALRSFIYRQPDLKSPVLGAASLGATVSATGDDGEFTAIDGGGYLFTGHLKPVAEVEADYLTTAIRFIGVPYLWGGNTSMGLDCSGLVQTSLRFAGILNCPRDSDMQAAGLGEPIEPDARLARRGDLVFFPGHVGLVIDDGVLLHANAWDMMVSPHPLRYVAAEIAKKNPVPITAIRRLV, from the coding sequence GTGAGGGGCGACCCACGCATCACGCCGGCCCGCGAGGATCTGGCCGCCGATTATCTGCGCGCCGTCGTCAAGGTCGCCAATTACGCCAAGGGCGTGGCCAAACAGGTGCGGCTGCCCTATGCGCCGCTGCACAAGCGGCCGGACACAGGCTCGGGCCGGTTGACCGAGGCGCTGATGGGCGAGGCGGTGACCGTCTACGAGGACGCGGGCGGCTGGTCCTGGTGCCAGCTCGCCGCCGATGGTTATGTGGGCTACATGCCGAGCGTAGCGCTGGGCGACCCCGGACCCGAGGCGACCCACAAGGTAGCCGCGCTGCGCAGCTTCATCTACCGTCAGCCCGACCTGAAGTCGCCGGTGCTGGGTGCCGCCAGCCTGGGCGCGACCGTGTCCGCGACGGGCGACGACGGCGAATTCACCGCCATCGATGGCGGCGGCTATCTGTTCACTGGGCACCTGAAGCCCGTGGCCGAGGTGGAAGCCGATTACCTGACCACCGCCATCCGATTCATCGGCGTGCCCTATCTGTGGGGCGGCAACACCAGCATGGGCCTCGACTGCTCGGGGCTGGTGCAGACCTCGCTGCGCTTTGCCGGCATCCTCAACTGCCCGCGCGACAGCGACATGCAGGCCGCCGGCCTCGGCGAGCCCATCGAGCCCGACGCCCGCCTCGCCCGGCGCGGCGACCTGGTGTTCTTCCCCGGCCATGTGGGTCTGGTGATCGACGACGGCGTGCTGCTCCACGCCAACGCCTGGGACATGATGGTCTCGCCCCACCCGCTGCGCTACGTGGCCGCCGAAATCGCCAAGAAGAACCCGGTGCCGATCACGGCGATCCGGCGGTTGGTCTAG
- a CDS encoding cytochrome c family protein has protein sequence MDSFEWNKIAGAVLFAMLVVMGLRQVNEIVNHEPEVAEKGWQVPGVEATETAAEAPKEEPLAVLLAKGSAEDGAKVFKKCLACHTIEQGGANKVGPNLYNTVGNHFAHMEGFSYSEALKSHGGTWGYEEMDHWLASPRSYIPGNKMGFAGLPDGQDRANVILYLAANAANPPPLPEPPPEAPAEEPADEATPADGAAPADGAAPADGAVPAEEAAPAPAPQG, from the coding sequence GTGGACAGTTTTGAGTGGAACAAGATCGCGGGCGCGGTGCTGTTTGCGATGCTCGTGGTCATGGGCCTTCGCCAGGTCAACGAGATCGTGAATCACGAACCTGAAGTGGCCGAAAAAGGCTGGCAGGTTCCCGGCGTCGAAGCGACCGAGACCGCGGCCGAAGCGCCGAAGGAGGAGCCGCTGGCCGTGCTGCTGGCCAAGGGCAGCGCCGAGGACGGCGCCAAGGTGTTCAAGAAATGCCTGGCATGCCACACGATCGAGCAGGGCGGCGCCAACAAGGTCGGCCCCAATCTGTACAACACCGTGGGCAATCATTTCGCCCACATGGAAGGCTTCTCCTATTCCGAGGCCCTGAAGAGCCATGGCGGCACCTGGGGCTACGAGGAAATGGACCATTGGCTGGCCAGCCCGCGCTCCTACATCCCCGGCAACAAGATGGGTTTCGCCGGACTGCCCGATGGACAGGACCGCGCAAATGTCATCCTCTATCTGGCTGCCAATGCGGCAAATCCGCCGCCGCTGCCGGAGCCGCCGCCCGAAGCACCTGCCGAGGAACCGGCCGACGAGGCAACGCCGGCCGACGGCGCCGCGCCTGCGGACGGCGCGGCCCCTGCGGACGGCGCGGTCCCTGCGGAAGAGGCCGCTCCGGCGCCCGCGCCGCAAGGCTGA
- a CDS encoding leucyl aminopeptidase family protein — MFDFLTDNRPDDTVAITALTEAALPGWLEAQPGPVRKWADLHGFKAKKAQIVTLPGSDGNVGRVLLGLGSGDGPLSPWTFAGLPAILPQGNYAFDGVPDAAFATTAALGWALGTYRFERYKLSDAEPPRPHPHLAIPDGCDRAYVEAAARATFLARDLINTPPNDMGPAELEREAFDLAARIGAEATSVIGEDLLDSNFPAIHAVGKGSERPPRLIDLRWGDPSHPKVTLVGKGVCFDTGGYNLKPGSGMALMKKDMGGAAHVLGLAHMIAALNLPVRLRVLVAAVENSVSGGAFRPSDVIDTHKGLTVEIGNTDAEGRLVLADALSLASEESPELIVDFATLTGAARSALGPEVAPYFTDGEDLATALSRAGEATADPVWRLPLWPAYADNLKSNIADLRNDGGPFAGAVVAALFLKRFVARPERWIHLDIYAWNPDKRAGRLIGGEVMAMRAVFDLIRSRFAR; from the coding sequence GTGTTCGATTTCCTCACCGACAACCGTCCGGACGATACCGTCGCCATCACGGCGCTGACCGAGGCCGCCCTGCCGGGCTGGCTGGAAGCGCAACCCGGACCGGTCCGCAAATGGGCCGATCTTCATGGCTTCAAGGCAAAAAAGGCGCAGATCGTCACGCTGCCCGGCAGCGATGGCAATGTTGGCCGCGTGCTGCTGGGGCTGGGCAGCGGCGACGGGCCGCTGTCGCCATGGACCTTCGCCGGGCTGCCCGCCATCCTGCCACAGGGAAATTATGCCTTCGACGGCGTCCCCGATGCCGCCTTCGCCACCACCGCGGCGCTGGGCTGGGCGCTCGGCACCTACCGTTTCGAGCGGTACAAGCTGTCGGACGCCGAACCGCCGCGGCCGCATCCGCATCTGGCGATCCCCGACGGCTGCGACCGCGCCTATGTGGAGGCAGCCGCCCGGGCCACGTTCCTGGCCCGCGACCTGATCAACACGCCGCCTAACGACATGGGGCCGGCCGAACTGGAGCGCGAGGCGTTCGACCTGGCCGCGCGCATCGGCGCCGAAGCGACCAGCGTCATCGGCGAGGATCTTCTCGACAGCAACTTCCCCGCGATCCACGCGGTCGGCAAGGGCAGCGAGCGGCCGCCGCGGCTGATCGACCTGCGCTGGGGGGATCCGTCCCATCCCAAGGTGACCCTGGTCGGCAAGGGTGTGTGCTTCGACACCGGCGGCTATAACCTGAAACCCGGTTCGGGCATGGCGCTGATGAAAAAGGACATGGGCGGCGCGGCCCATGTGCTGGGCCTGGCCCATATGATCGCGGCCCTGAACCTGCCGGTTCGCCTGCGGGTGCTGGTGGCGGCGGTCGAGAACAGCGTGTCCGGCGGCGCGTTCCGGCCCAGCGATGTGATCGACACCCACAAGGGCCTGACGGTCGAAATCGGCAACACCGACGCCGAGGGAAGACTGGTTCTGGCCGACGCCCTGTCGCTCGCCAGCGAAGAATCGCCCGAATTGATCGTCGATTTTGCAACCCTGACGGGTGCCGCACGCTCGGCTCTTGGCCCCGAAGTCGCGCCTTATTTCACCGATGGCGAGGACCTGGCGACGGCGCTTTCCCGAGCCGGAGAGGCGACGGCCGACCCGGTCTGGCGGCTGCCGTTGTGGCCGGCCTATGCGGACAACCTGAAAAGCAATATCGCCGATTTGCGCAATGACGGCGGCCCCTTCGCCGGCGCGGTGGTGGCGGCGCTGTTTCTGAAGCGTTTCGTGGCCAGGCCAGAACGCTGGATCCACCTTGACATCTATGCGTGGAATCCCGACAAGCGGGCCGGCCGCCTCATTGGTGGCGAAGTGATGGCAATGCGGGCTGTCTTCGACCTAATAAGGTCCCGGTTTGCCCGTTAA
- a CDS encoding ABC transporter permease, translating into MTGQPAARRFLFWKMTPLNERRWTVFKRNRRGYWSLWVFGVLFGLSLFAELIANERPLVLQYNGGIYVPVLRDYPETEFGGFFETPADYRDPFVQNLIKDSGGWIVWPLIPYSENTINRKIPVPAPAPPSWDNPLGTDDQARDVAARVIYGFRISVLFGLLLTIASSIIGVWAGAIQGYFGGKIDLAGQRFIEVWSGLPELFLLIILASIVTPSFWWLLGIMVLFRWTSLVDVVRAEFLRARNFDYVRAARALGLGNGRIMVKHVLPNAMVATLTFMPFILNGSITTLTALDFLGFGLPPGSASLGELLKQGKNNLQAPWLGISAFLVLAFMLSLLIFIGEAVRDAFDPRKTMGERK; encoded by the coding sequence ATGACCGGTCAACCCGCCGCCCGCCGATTCCTGTTCTGGAAGATGACGCCGCTCAACGAGCGGCGCTGGACCGTGTTCAAGCGCAACCGGCGCGGCTACTGGTCGCTGTGGGTATTCGGCGTGCTGTTCGGCCTGTCGCTGTTCGCCGAGCTCATCGCCAACGAACGGCCGCTGGTCCTGCAATATAATGGCGGCATCTACGTGCCGGTGCTGCGCGACTACCCGGAAACCGAGTTCGGCGGCTTCTTCGAGACACCGGCGGACTACCGCGATCCCTTTGTCCAGAACCTGATCAAGGACAGCGGCGGCTGGATCGTCTGGCCGCTGATTCCCTACAGCGAGAACACCATCAACCGGAAAATCCCGGTGCCGGCGCCCGCGCCGCCGAGCTGGGACAACCCGCTGGGCACCGACGACCAGGCCCGCGACGTGGCCGCCCGCGTCATCTACGGCTTTCGCATCTCGGTGCTGTTCGGCCTGTTGCTGACGATCGCATCCTCGATCATCGGTGTGTGGGCCGGCGCCATACAGGGCTATTTCGGCGGCAAGATCGACCTCGCCGGTCAGCGGTTCATCGAGGTGTGGAGCGGGCTGCCCGAGCTGTTCCTGCTGATCATCCTGGCGAGCATCGTCACGCCAAGCTTCTGGTGGCTGCTGGGCATCATGGTGCTGTTCAGGTGGACCAGCCTGGTCGATGTGGTCCGCGCCGAGTTCCTGCGCGCGCGCAATTTCGATTATGTGCGCGCCGCCCGTGCGCTGGGGCTGGGCAACGGCAGGATCATGGTCAAGCATGTGCTGCCGAACGCCATGGTGGCGACGCTCACCTTCATGCCGTTCATCCTCAATGGCTCGATCACCACCCTGACGGCCCTGGATTTCCTGGGCTTCGGACTGCCGCCGGGCTCGGCGTCGCTGGGCGAGTTGCTGAAGCAGGGCAAGAATAACCTGCAGGCGCCGTGGCTCGGCATCTCGGCGTTCCTGGTGCTGGCGTTCATGCTGTCGCTGCTGATCTTCATCGGCGAGGCGGTGCGCGACGCGTTCGATCCGCGCAAGACCATGGGTGAGCGCAAGTGA
- a CDS encoding microcin C ABC transporter permease YejB, translating into MAAYILRRLLLIIPTLFGIMVINFAIVQVAPGGPVEQMIAQITGTDAGSTARLGGGTGGDMGSAARQTDVAGQGAGSDVKYRGAQGLDPALIARIEKQFGFDKPAHERFFIMVRDYATFNFGESFFKGRPVIDLILDKLPVSITLGLWTTLIVYMVSIPLGIRKAVRDGTRFDTWTSAAIIVGYAIPGFLFAVLLIVLFAGGSYWDIFPLRGLTSDNWDQLSWFGKTLDYLWHICLPVLAMTIGGFASLTMLTKNSFLDEINKQYVMTARAKGLTEHRVLYGHVFRNAMLIVIAGFPGLFVSILFANSLLIEYIFSLDGLGLLTFEALIQRDYPIMFGSLYVFTLIGLIVKLIGDLTYVWVDPRIDFATRDVG; encoded by the coding sequence ATGGCCGCCTATATCCTCCGCCGCCTGCTGCTGATCATCCCGACCCTGTTCGGCATCATGGTCATCAACTTCGCCATCGTCCAGGTTGCGCCAGGCGGCCCGGTCGAGCAGATGATCGCCCAGATCACCGGCACCGATGCGGGTTCGACGGCGCGCCTTGGCGGCGGCACCGGCGGCGACATGGGCTCGGCCGCGCGCCAGACCGACGTGGCGGGCCAGGGCGCGGGCAGCGACGTCAAGTACCGGGGCGCGCAGGGGCTCGATCCGGCGCTGATTGCCCGCATCGAAAAGCAGTTCGGCTTCGACAAGCCGGCCCATGAGCGCTTCTTCATCATGGTGCGCGACTACGCCACGTTCAATTTCGGCGAGAGCTTCTTCAAGGGCAGGCCGGTGATCGACCTGATCCTCGACAAATTGCCGGTATCGATCACGCTGGGCCTGTGGACCACGCTGATCGTCTACATGGTCTCGATCCCGCTCGGCATCCGCAAGGCGGTGCGCGACGGCACCCGGTTCGATACCTGGACCAGCGCGGCGATCATCGTCGGTTACGCCATTCCCGGCTTCCTGTTCGCCGTGCTGCTGATCGTGCTGTTCGCGGGCGGGTCCTACTGGGACATCTTCCCGCTGCGTGGACTGACCTCGGACAACTGGGACCAGTTGAGCTGGTTCGGCAAGACGCTCGATTATCTCTGGCACATCTGCCTGCCGGTGCTCGCCATGACCATCGGCGGCTTTGCCAGCCTGACCATGCTGACCAAGAACTCGTTCCTCGACGAGATCAACAAGCAATATGTGATGACCGCCCGCGCCAAGGGCCTGACCGAACACCGGGTGCTGTACGGCCACGTGTTCCGCAACGCCATGCTGATCGTCATTGCCGGCTTTCCCGGCCTGTTCGTCTCGATCCTGTTCGCCAACTCATTGCTCATCGAATACATCTTCTCGCTCGACGGGCTGGGCCTGCTGACCTTCGAGGCGCTGATCCAGCGCGACTATCCGATCATGTTCGGATCGCTCTACGTGTTTACCCTGATCGGACTGATCGTGAAGCTCATCGGCGATCTCACCTATGTCTGGGTCGACCCCCGCATCGATTTTGCCACGCGAGATGTCGGATGA